The genomic DNA ACGAACTCATCCAGGGCTATCTCATTCCGCTGGCCGAGACAGTTGAACTCCGGAATGCCATCCTCACCGATACCCGGGTTGTGGCAGTGAGCCGGGTCGGACTGGACCGGACGGGCACCGCGCAGCGTGAATCGACTCCCTTTCTTGTTCGCACTCAGAACTCCGATGGAGCTACGGCGGACTTCCAGGTCAGGGCGGTCATCGACGCTTCGGGGACATGGGAGAGCCCGAATCCGATCGGGCAGTCCGGGCTCGCGGCGCCCGGCGAAGTCGAGGCTCGTCGCAGCGGGTTCGTCACCTCGCCTCTGCCCGATGTGACCGGCCGTGACCGTGAGCATTTCGCCGGGAGGTGGACTCTTGTCGTCGGTGGAGGGCATTCGGCGGCGAACACGCTCTTGGCACTGGCGGAGCTGCGTGCTGAAGTGCCGGGCACGCGAATCGGCTGGGTGCTCAGGCGCGCAGACCCGGCACCCGCCTACGGTGGGGAGGACCAGGACGGTCTGCCGGCTCGCGGAGCCCTGGGCGCGCGGCTCCGCCGTCTTGTCGAAGACGGAGCAATCGACGTTCATGCCTCTACGACGATCACCGGGTTCGCAGCCGACGGTGGTGGCACCGTGGCTGCCGAGACCGGCGGTGAGTCGGTGACGCTCCACGCCGATCGGGTCGTCCCCGCCGCCGGCTTCCGTCCCGACCTGGGATTCCTGCGCGAGATCCGGTTGGACCTCGACCCGGTTGTCGAAGCTCCGCAGCAGTTGGGGCCGCTCATCGATCCCGAGTATCACAGCTGCGGAACGGTCCCTCCGCATGGTGCCCGGGTGTTGGGGCATCCGGAGCCGAATTTCTACATCGTGGGCATGAAGTCCTACGGGCGGGCCCCGACGTTCCTCATGTACACCGGTTACGAGCAGGTCCGTTCCGTCGTCGCAGCGATCGCGGGGGACCTGGAAGCTGCGGACCGAGTCGAGCTCGTCCTGCCGGAGACCGGCGTGTGTTCGACTGACATTGGATCTTCGTGTGACGCGCCGACCGGCAAGCCTGGTTCTGGCGACTTGCCCGCGGCAGGCGCACCGGACGCAGGCGGATGCTGCGGACCTGCGGAACCGGTAGTGAAC from Brevibacterium sp. JSBI002 includes the following:
- a CDS encoding NAD(P)-binding domain-containing protein, which gives rise to MSDIALADLPVAVIGSGPVGLAAAAQLVRRGIRPLVLEAGSSVAAAVAEWGHIGLFSPWKYNIDVAARSLLAPTGWQEPDGEHLPTGDELIQGYLIPLAETVELRNAILTDTRVVAVSRVGLDRTGTAQRESTPFLVRTQNSDGATADFQVRAVIDASGTWESPNPIGQSGLAAPGEVEARRSGFVTSPLPDVTGRDREHFAGRWTLVVGGGHSAANTLLALAELRAEVPGTRIGWVLRRADPAPAYGGEDQDGLPARGALGARLRRLVEDGAIDVHASTTITGFAADGGGTVAAETGGESVTLHADRVVPAAGFRPDLGFLREIRLDLDPVVEAPQQLGPLIDPEYHSCGTVPPHGARVLGHPEPNFYIVGMKSYGRAPTFLMYTGYEQVRSVVAAIAGDLEAADRVELVLPETGVCSTDIGSSCDAPTGKPGSGDLPAAGAPDAGGCCGPAEPVVNGIPTGTEHGRSAESRND